In Janibacter cremeus, a genomic segment contains:
- a CDS encoding putative quinol monooxygenase, with protein sequence MINVIARISVKPEFTEDFEAAVAAARAPFLADAGCLRYDLQRVVKSDGDYVLLESYDSKESLRRHSSMDEFAAFGEATKTLVQGPPEIILLSPVGDQVGLAV encoded by the coding sequence ATGATCAACGTCATCGCCCGTATCTCCGTCAAGCCCGAGTTCACCGAGGACTTCGAGGCAGCCGTCGCGGCAGCTCGTGCACCCTTCCTCGCGGATGCCGGCTGCCTGCGTTACGACCTCCAGCGCGTCGTGAAGAGCGACGGGGACTACGTCCTCCTGGAGAGCTACGACTCGAAGGAGTCTCTGCGCAGGCACAGCTCGATGGACGAATTTGCTGCATTTGGCGAGGCGACCAAAACCCTCGTGCAGGGTCCGCCCGAGATCATCCTGCTCTCACCCGTGGGCGATCAGGTGGGCTTGGCGGTCTGA
- a CDS encoding MFS transporter has product MRQGSLAHTRSVVTPSSSRIRSIWITLAALLAAGWSTNHFAALLPVLAEVAHISKPGLDAAFGLYALGLLPGLLLGGGLSDRRGRRPVVLTGLVLCAAGNVVMLLWPTLAGVLIGRLVVGAGVGLVASAGTAWAADQDWTKGAARAGVVLTTGFAAGPLASGLIGQFTPGRIGLVVAFTVPVLLTGLSALLCLFPDHASVVVPVTKPHQARVGSSPPFVEDRRIGPALAAAVPMGLWVFSCVTVAMIVLTERIGGQYGGPMLPAVAAVLALGTGILVQLGTRRLAGWRPLGVVGAGLAAIAFVISGVAGGQMSIATFVLCSLIFGAAYGLCLGQGLRDVDRLAPRSTRGLVIGIFYVVTYTGFALPFVLNTYEDTIGASAPMVVLAGLAAASALARLVQARRGDSRHFE; this is encoded by the coding sequence ATGAGGCAGGGCAGCTTGGCGCACACACGCTCTGTCGTCACCCCATCATCCAGTCGCATTCGATCGATCTGGATCACACTCGCGGCCCTGCTGGCCGCGGGGTGGTCGACGAACCACTTCGCCGCCCTCCTGCCCGTGCTCGCGGAGGTCGCGCACATCTCCAAGCCGGGTCTGGATGCGGCATTCGGCCTCTACGCCCTCGGTCTGCTGCCGGGTCTGCTGCTCGGCGGGGGCCTGTCGGATCGTCGGGGTCGACGGCCGGTCGTGCTGACCGGGCTGGTCCTGTGCGCCGCGGGCAACGTGGTGATGCTGCTCTGGCCGACGCTGGCCGGGGTGCTGATCGGCAGGCTCGTCGTCGGCGCGGGTGTCGGTTTGGTGGCGAGTGCGGGGACTGCGTGGGCAGCCGACCAAGACTGGACGAAGGGAGCCGCCCGAGCTGGTGTCGTGCTCACCACCGGGTTCGCGGCCGGCCCGCTGGCCTCCGGGCTGATCGGTCAGTTCACCCCCGGCCGGATCGGTCTGGTGGTGGCCTTCACCGTCCCCGTACTCCTGACCGGACTCTCGGCGCTGCTCTGCCTGTTCCCGGACCATGCGAGTGTCGTGGTTCCCGTCACGAAACCTCATCAGGCTCGCGTCGGCAGCTCACCCCCATTCGTCGAGGACCGGCGCATCGGCCCCGCCCTCGCCGCCGCTGTGCCCATGGGGCTGTGGGTCTTCTCCTGCGTCACCGTCGCCATGATCGTGCTGACCGAGCGGATCGGTGGCCAGTACGGGGGGCCGATGCTGCCGGCGGTGGCGGCCGTCCTGGCTCTGGGCACCGGGATCCTCGTGCAGCTCGGGACACGTCGACTCGCCGGCTGGCGACCGCTCGGGGTCGTCGGCGCAGGGCTGGCGGCCATCGCCTTCGTCATCTCCGGCGTGGCCGGTGGTCAGATGAGCATCGCGACGTTCGTCTTGTGCTCGCTCATCTTCGGGGCCGCGTACGGCCTGTGCCTCGGGCAGGGCCTGCGCGACGTCGACCGGCTCGCACCCCGCTCCACCCGAGGGCTGGTCATCGGCATCTTCTACGTTGTCACCTACACGGGCTTCGCCCTGCCCTTCGTCCTCAACACCTACGAGGACACCATCGGCGCCTCGGCGCCGATGGTGGTGCTCGCGGGGCTCGCCGCGGCCAGCGCACTGGCCCGCCTCGTGCAGGCGCGGCGAGGTGACAGCCGTCATTTCGAGTAG
- a CDS encoding type ISP restriction/modification enzyme, whose amino-acid sequence MSESTYELLLEKLDKIWNGYGEDKVGKGSAFERLMASYLRTAPEYADRFDEVYLWQEWPERGNQHDHGIDIVARDVHNGGWCAIQCKFYDPQHHVSKKDIDSFLAASAKSQYTSRMMFSTAKDWGPTAEKQLDGLTVPVTRIGVSDLLESKVDWSQIDWQDPQQYLPTTGKHELRPHQKKAKQAVMDGLLEHDRGQLIMACGTGKTFTSLKIAEQFATDHKNKTTTVLFLVPSIQLLNQTLREWKQETEIPFRAFAVCSDTRVGKRSDSEDISVTDLIHPATTDTQALAEQIREQHEDENFTVVFSTYQSIDVVAEAQKDGLPEFDLIVADEAHRTTGVTLADDEDGSAFVRVHDNSRIKGAKRLYMTATPRLFNPETKEKADNADAVLASMDDESVYGPVFHRLGFGQAVEQDLLTDYKVLVLKVDRGTIAESFHQELAASSDIKLDDATKLVGCWNGLAKRFDTKDPDSQPLTRAAMKTAVAFAGNIKSSKAVEQAFPQIVDRLISTYEDDTDAQHPNNLQVDIRHVDGTMNALERGGDLQWLKAGSNSGDNTCRLLTNVKCLSEGVDVPSLDAVIFLSPRASQVDIVQSVGRVMRKDPTGRKKTGYIILPVVVDGDTPPEAALADNKAFQTVWEVLQALRAHDDRFNAMVNQLDLNKAKDTHVIFDDATPGKADSDKEDTQLTLPFGIEAWRDAIYARIVKKVGERRYWETWAKDIAEIAQTHIVRINGLLADQDSPAAQEFEAFLEGLRGNLNDGITRDDAVEMLAQHLITRPVFEALFAGYDFAQSNPVAQTMERMLTVLDEHALDDENESLTQFYDSVRARVDGVDNAEGRQRIIVELYDKFFATAFKKTVDKLGIVYTPVEIVDFILRSADDLLRQHFGQGLTDEAVHVLDGFTGTGTFMTRLLQSHLIEPHDLARKYANELHANEILLLAYYIAAVNIETTYQDLRHGSLDAGKAQYEPFEGLVLTDTFQSYEHGDEDDLGVFPENNERINRQRKLPITVIVGNPPYSSGQDSANDDNANEKYPTLDAAIRETYAAASTARSTWKLYDSYIRAIKWATLRIQNRGIIAYVTNGGFLDANSADGLRKSLAEEFSEVHVLNLRGNQRTAGEQSRKEGGKVFGAGSRATVAITVLVKDPSHTGPATIHYTDIGDYLSREDKLRMVGDARSIVEQTSVTIEANEHGDWLSQRRDDFGSFMPAVGDEPARIGAFQSRGLTTGRDWWVYGSSRGGVQSTVQTTLATFNEVVDGAPRTNDKGRIAWSGGLQTVAGRGRHLSFDPNLIREATYRPFFRQFVYFSPELIERPARLSALLPTPDASNSVISMSAPGAGAPFTSLLVSGLPDIVIPGAGNPSHFLPRWRYEPVDEAGSLFGSGVDDLVDGYRRIDNITDEALGRFRAAYGQSFTKDDIFFYVYGLLHSPDYRETYAADLKKSLPRIPLVVDAAPFVEAGRRLSELHLGYEAVAPYPLDGLETDPGNADPYEYFRVEKMKFAKVRDPESKKLVADKTTVVYNDRITLSGIPEEAYRYMLGSRSAIEWIIDRYRVKTDKPSGIVNDPNDWSKEVEDPRYIVDLLARIVTVSLETMAIVDSLPALDILQEQ is encoded by the coding sequence GTGTCTGAATCGACCTACGAGTTGCTCCTGGAGAAGCTCGACAAGATCTGGAACGGATACGGCGAGGACAAGGTCGGCAAGGGATCGGCCTTCGAGCGGCTCATGGCCAGCTACCTGCGCACCGCCCCGGAGTACGCCGACCGATTCGACGAGGTCTACCTCTGGCAGGAGTGGCCGGAGCGGGGCAACCAGCACGATCACGGCATCGACATCGTCGCCCGGGACGTGCACAACGGCGGCTGGTGTGCGATCCAGTGCAAGTTCTACGACCCGCAGCACCATGTGTCCAAGAAGGACATCGATTCCTTCCTCGCCGCGTCAGCGAAGAGCCAGTACACCAGCCGGATGATGTTCTCCACCGCCAAGGACTGGGGCCCCACCGCGGAGAAGCAGCTGGACGGCCTGACAGTGCCGGTGACCCGCATCGGGGTCAGCGACCTCCTGGAGTCGAAGGTCGACTGGTCGCAGATCGACTGGCAGGACCCTCAGCAGTACCTGCCGACCACCGGGAAGCACGAGCTGCGTCCTCACCAGAAGAAGGCCAAGCAGGCCGTGATGGACGGGCTCCTCGAGCACGACCGTGGTCAACTCATCATGGCCTGCGGCACCGGCAAGACCTTCACGAGCCTGAAGATCGCCGAGCAGTTCGCCACGGACCACAAGAACAAGACCACGACGGTGCTCTTCCTCGTGCCCTCGATCCAGTTGCTGAACCAGACGCTGCGCGAGTGGAAGCAGGAGACCGAGATCCCCTTCCGGGCCTTTGCCGTGTGCTCCGACACCCGGGTCGGCAAGCGCTCGGACTCCGAGGACATCAGCGTCACCGACCTGATCCACCCCGCAACGACGGACACCCAGGCTCTCGCCGAGCAGATCCGCGAGCAGCACGAGGACGAGAACTTCACCGTCGTCTTCTCCACCTACCAGTCCATCGATGTCGTGGCAGAGGCGCAGAAGGACGGCTTGCCCGAGTTTGACCTCATCGTCGCCGACGAGGCACACCGGACCACCGGCGTCACACTCGCCGATGATGAGGATGGGTCCGCCTTCGTCCGTGTGCACGACAACTCCCGCATCAAGGGGGCCAAGCGCCTCTACATGACCGCCACTCCCCGACTCTTCAACCCGGAGACGAAGGAGAAGGCCGACAACGCCGATGCCGTCCTCGCTTCAATGGATGACGAGTCGGTCTACGGCCCGGTGTTCCACCGGCTGGGCTTCGGTCAGGCTGTGGAGCAGGACCTGCTGACCGACTACAAGGTCCTGGTCCTCAAGGTCGATCGCGGCACCATCGCCGAGTCCTTCCACCAGGAGCTGGCAGCCTCGAGCGACATCAAGCTCGATGACGCGACCAAGCTCGTCGGTTGTTGGAACGGTCTGGCCAAGCGCTTCGACACCAAGGACCCCGACAGCCAGCCACTCACTCGTGCCGCGATGAAGACCGCCGTCGCCTTCGCCGGCAACATCAAGTCGTCAAAGGCAGTCGAGCAGGCCTTCCCCCAGATCGTCGATCGCCTGATCTCCACCTATGAGGACGACACCGACGCGCAGCACCCCAACAACCTCCAAGTCGACATCCGGCACGTCGACGGCACGATGAATGCGTTGGAGCGAGGCGGTGACCTCCAGTGGCTCAAGGCGGGGAGTAACTCCGGGGACAACACCTGCCGGTTGCTGACCAACGTCAAGTGCTTGAGCGAAGGGGTGGACGTCCCCTCCCTCGATGCCGTGATCTTCCTGAGTCCGCGGGCGTCGCAGGTCGACATCGTCCAGTCGGTGGGGCGCGTGATGCGCAAGGACCCGACAGGGCGGAAGAAGACCGGCTACATCATCCTGCCGGTGGTCGTTGACGGGGACACGCCGCCGGAGGCAGCCTTGGCGGACAACAAGGCCTTCCAGACGGTGTGGGAGGTCCTGCAGGCTCTGCGAGCCCACGATGACCGCTTCAACGCGATGGTAAACCAGCTGGACCTGAACAAGGCCAAGGACACGCACGTCATCTTCGACGACGCGACCCCGGGCAAGGCGGATTCCGACAAGGAGGACACCCAGCTCACCCTCCCGTTCGGCATCGAGGCGTGGCGTGATGCGATCTACGCCCGGATCGTCAAGAAGGTCGGCGAACGCCGGTACTGGGAGACCTGGGCCAAGGACATCGCCGAGATCGCACAGACCCACATCGTCCGGATCAATGGTCTGCTCGCCGATCAGGACTCACCTGCCGCGCAGGAGTTCGAGGCCTTCCTGGAGGGTCTGCGGGGCAACCTCAATGACGGCATCACCCGGGACGATGCCGTCGAGATGCTTGCGCAGCACCTCATCACGCGCCCGGTCTTCGAGGCGCTCTTCGCCGGCTATGACTTCGCTCAGTCCAACCCCGTCGCCCAGACGATGGAGCGCATGCTCACCGTCCTCGACGAGCACGCACTGGACGACGAGAACGAGTCGCTGACCCAGTTCTACGACTCCGTACGCGCCCGCGTCGACGGTGTCGACAACGCCGAAGGGCGCCAGCGGATCATCGTCGAGCTCTACGACAAGTTCTTCGCCACCGCCTTTAAGAAGACCGTCGACAAACTCGGCATCGTCTACACGCCAGTGGAGATCGTCGACTTCATCCTGCGTTCGGCTGATGACCTCCTGCGCCAGCACTTCGGGCAGGGGCTCACGGATGAGGCGGTGCACGTCCTCGACGGATTCACCGGCACCGGCACCTTCATGACCCGCCTCCTCCAGTCGCACCTCATCGAGCCACACGACCTGGCCCGCAAGTACGCCAACGAGCTGCACGCCAACGAGATCCTGCTGCTGGCCTACTACATCGCCGCGGTCAACATCGAAACCACTTACCAGGACCTCCGCCACGGATCCCTCGACGCAGGCAAGGCGCAGTACGAACCCTTCGAGGGTCTGGTCCTGACCGACACGTTCCAGTCCTACGAGCATGGCGACGAGGACGACCTCGGTGTCTTCCCTGAGAACAATGAGCGCATCAACCGCCAGCGCAAACTCCCCATCACCGTCATCGTCGGCAACCCGCCCTACTCGTCCGGCCAGGACAGCGCCAATGACGACAATGCCAACGAGAAGTACCCAACGCTCGACGCAGCGATCCGCGAGACATACGCGGCGGCTTCAACCGCACGGTCAACTTGGAAGTTGTACGACTCCTACATCCGCGCGATCAAGTGGGCGACACTTCGGATCCAGAATCGAGGAATCATCGCGTATGTGACGAATGGTGGGTTCCTGGACGCCAACAGTGCGGACGGGCTTCGCAAGTCCCTGGCAGAGGAGTTCAGTGAAGTTCACGTCCTTAACCTCCGCGGCAACCAGCGCACCGCCGGCGAGCAGTCCCGCAAGGAAGGGGGGAAGGTGTTCGGCGCAGGCAGCCGAGCCACCGTCGCGATCACGGTCCTCGTCAAAGACCCCAGCCACACCGGACCAGCGACCATCCACTACACGGACATTGGCGATTACCTTTCCCGAGAAGACAAGTTAAGGATGGTCGGAGACGCGCGGAGCATCGTCGAACAGACGAGCGTCACGATCGAGGCAAACGAGCATGGCGACTGGCTGAGTCAACGGCGGGATGACTTCGGGAGTTTCATGCCGGCGGTCGGCGACGAGCCGGCGCGAATTGGCGCATTTCAGAGCCGAGGCCTGACCACCGGACGAGATTGGTGGGTCTACGGATCTTCTCGTGGGGGCGTGCAATCCACGGTCCAGACGACCTTAGCGACGTTTAACGAGGTGGTCGATGGTGCGCCCCGAACCAACGACAAGGGTCGCATCGCTTGGAGTGGGGGCCTTCAGACGGTTGCTGGCCGCGGCAGGCACCTATCCTTCGATCCGAACTTGATCCGCGAGGCGACCTACCGGCCCTTCTTCCGCCAGTTCGTCTACTTCAGCCCCGAGCTGATCGAGCGGCCAGCACGGTTGTCTGCGCTCCTTCCTACTCCCGACGCGTCCAACAGCGTGATCTCGATGTCGGCACCCGGCGCAGGTGCTCCGTTCACAAGTTTGCTGGTGAGCGGCCTCCCAGACATCGTGATCCCTGGCGCAGGAAACCCCAGCCACTTCCTGCCCCGATGGCGGTACGAACCTGTCGACGAGGCTGGATCACTCTTCGGGTCAGGCGTTGATGACCTCGTCGACGGCTATCGCCGGATCGACAACATTACGGACGAGGCGCTGGGACGGTTCCGAGCGGCATATGGGCAGTCGTTCACGAAGGACGACATCTTCTTCTATGTGTACGGGCTCCTCCACTCCCCGGACTACCGCGAGACGTACGCAGCGGACCTGAAGAAGTCGTTGCCTCGCATCCCCCTCGTGGTGGACGCTGCCCCCTTCGTCGAGGCCGGACGCAGGCTCTCCGAGTTGCACCTCGGATACGAAGCCGTCGCGCCGTACCCACTCGACGGTCTGGAGACCGATCCGGGCAACGCCGACCCATACGAGTACTTCCGGGTCGAGAAGATGAAGTTTGCCAAGGTCCGCGACCCCGAGAGCAAGAAACTCGTCGCCGACAAGACGACGGTCGTCTACAACGACCGGATCACCCTCAGTGGCATCCCCGAAGAGGCGTACCGGTACATGCTCGGCTCCCGTTCCGCGATCGAGTGGATCATCGACCGCTACCGCGTCAAGACGGACAAGCCATCGGGCATCGTCAACGACCCCAATGACTGGTCCAAGGAAGTTGAGGACCCCCGCTACATCGTCGACCTCCTGGCCCGGATCGTCACGGTCAGCCTCGAGACGATGGCCATCGTCGATTCCCTCCCCGCCCTCGACATACTCCAGGAGCAGTAG
- a CDS encoding LON peptidase substrate-binding domain-containing protein: MDALPMFPLGSVLFPGNLLPLQIFEPRYLTMLRDVAGGNGRFGVVLIERGFEVGGGDQRFPIGTVATVEQLQPTADGRVRLLARGGDRFDVVRWLPEDPYPCAEVRTLPALEWSSEQLSHLAETERTVRRALVVTSEYRADLWPSDVKLSDDPVTRSWQLAWISPLGALDQLALLRSSSVGELLEHTARLTTEALDLLPMQFPDDPV, from the coding sequence ATGGACGCCCTGCCGATGTTTCCGTTGGGGTCAGTCCTGTTCCCCGGCAACCTGCTGCCCCTGCAGATCTTCGAACCGCGCTACCTGACGATGCTGCGTGACGTCGCCGGTGGTAATGGCCGCTTCGGTGTGGTGCTGATCGAGCGGGGCTTTGAGGTCGGCGGGGGAGACCAGCGGTTCCCGATCGGCACCGTGGCAACCGTCGAGCAGCTGCAGCCGACGGCGGACGGTCGCGTCCGGCTGCTGGCGCGCGGCGGGGACCGATTCGACGTCGTCAGGTGGCTGCCCGAGGATCCCTACCCATGCGCCGAGGTGCGCACCCTGCCGGCTCTGGAGTGGAGCAGCGAGCAGCTCTCGCACCTGGCGGAGACCGAGCGCACCGTGCGACGGGCCCTGGTGGTGACGAGTGAGTACCGCGCCGACCTCTGGCCGTCCGATGTCAAGCTCTCCGACGACCCGGTCACCAGGAGCTGGCAGCTGGCCTGGATCTCCCCTCTGGGCGCCCTCGACCAGCTGGCCCTCCTGCGGTCTTCCTCCGTCGGTGAGCTGCTGGAGCACACCGCGCGGTTGACCACCGAGGCGCTGGACCTGCTGCCCATGCAGTTCCCTGATGATCCGGTGTGA
- a CDS encoding DDE-type integrase/transposase/recombinase, whose translation MASRAEVTNKYAKAYAKASKKDRGRMLDEVVSVTGWSRDNARRRLVAAATAPPGPGRVVAAAMRKPRAPKFSYDARKVLQRVWAASGGQCGKYLVVSMRVHLDALERHGELVDGVDRYSRAVRTELLSMSAASIDRYLAPAKAKDAIGGVATTKPSPLLRSSIAIRRAGDEVEDEPGFFEGDTVAHCGPTLKGEFARTVNLTDVHTGWVFTRTIRNNAHTHILTALQAAVNEIPCAVTGLDFDNGGEFLNHPVIDWAADRKIYFTRSRPYKKNDQATVESKNNHLVRKYAFYYRYDTPEERAVLARLWPLVNDRLNYLTPTKKPIGYGSDHNGRRTRLYDPPQTPLDRLLTADVLSPAQQAELTAYRDTLNPAELARRIGDLQERLVLLAKDKTEQLYLASFPSALPNVHKGIRVRAS comes from the coding sequence ATGGCCTCTCGTGCCGAGGTGACGAACAAGTACGCCAAGGCGTACGCGAAGGCGAGCAAGAAGGATCGGGGCCGAATGCTCGATGAGGTGGTCTCGGTGACCGGCTGGTCCCGGGACAACGCCCGCCGCCGGCTTGTCGCAGCCGCCACGGCGCCGCCGGGGCCGGGCCGGGTGGTCGCGGCGGCGATGCGCAAACCGCGGGCGCCGAAGTTCTCCTACGACGCGCGCAAGGTGCTGCAACGGGTGTGGGCCGCCTCTGGCGGGCAGTGCGGGAAGTACCTGGTGGTCTCGATGCGCGTGCACCTGGACGCGCTGGAGCGCCACGGCGAGCTCGTCGACGGCGTCGATCGCTACAGTCGCGCGGTACGCACCGAACTGCTGTCGATGAGCGCCGCGTCGATCGACCGGTACCTCGCCCCGGCCAAGGCCAAGGACGCCATCGGTGGGGTCGCCACGACCAAGCCCTCGCCGCTGCTTCGTTCGAGCATCGCCATCCGCCGGGCCGGGGACGAGGTCGAGGACGAGCCGGGGTTCTTCGAGGGCGACACCGTCGCGCACTGCGGACCCACCCTCAAGGGTGAGTTCGCGCGCACGGTCAACCTGACCGATGTGCACACCGGCTGGGTCTTCACCCGCACCATCCGCAACAACGCGCACACCCACATCCTGACCGCGCTGCAGGCCGCCGTGAATGAAATCCCTTGCGCGGTAACGGGACTCGACTTCGACAACGGTGGCGAGTTCCTCAACCATCCCGTCATCGACTGGGCCGCCGACCGCAAGATCTACTTCACCCGGTCCCGGCCGTACAAGAAGAACGACCAGGCCACCGTCGAGTCGAAGAACAACCACCTGGTGCGCAAGTACGCCTTCTACTACCGCTACGACACCCCCGAGGAACGCGCCGTCCTGGCCCGGCTGTGGCCGCTGGTCAACGACCGGCTGAACTACCTGACCCCGACGAAGAAGCCGATCGGGTACGGCAGCGACCACAACGGGCGCCGCACCCGCCTGTACGACCCGCCCCAGACCCCGCTGGACCGGCTCCTGACCGCCGACGTCCTCTCGCCCGCCCAGCAGGCCGAGCTGACCGCCTACCGCGACACGCTCAACCCCGCCGAGCTCGCCCGCCGGATCGGCGACCTGCAAGAGCGACTGGTCCTGCTGGCCAAGGACAAGACCGAACAGCTCTACCTGGCCAGCTTCCCCTCAGCCCTGCCCAACGTCCACAAAGGCATCCGCGTGCGAGCCAGCTGA
- a CDS encoding exonuclease domain-containing protein: MSGYTVIDVETTGLSPERHDRIVEIGVVYVSDEGHIQDKWSTLVNPGRDVGPTRIHGISASDVLGAPRFEDLAPYVLRAVAGRTIVAHNAPFDLRFLTHEMRRAGIDGGDRPAALCTMQWSTAYLDAPSRRLIDCCHASGIQLDHAHSALADATATAQLLGHYLSLSDRQPPWDEILQSSRSHPWPPFDRPYPRVGMVSRSAPSAVEEAWMGSVVSQMPRAADARTDSYLAVLETAMLDGVLDEDEQAALVSLAVESGLTRQHVLRIHHQYVLDMAKVATHDHVVTAAEHAELVRTSQILGLGPDDLEHALAVAWREAEAGHSAPRRESTADITLETGDRVSFTGDMAVDRPVWEARAQTAGLTTGGVTKKAKLLVASDPNSLSSKANKARSYGVPIVSEGAFDSLLTDFERTTLTPTV, from the coding sequence ATGTCGGGGTACACGGTCATCGACGTCGAGACCACGGGGCTGTCGCCGGAGCGGCATGACCGCATCGTGGAGATCGGGGTCGTCTACGTCTCCGACGAGGGCCACATCCAGGACAAGTGGTCAACGCTCGTCAATCCCGGCCGCGATGTGGGCCCCACTCGGATCCACGGGATCTCAGCGAGCGACGTGCTCGGCGCCCCTCGGTTCGAGGACCTGGCTCCCTACGTGCTCCGTGCCGTCGCCGGTCGCACGATCGTGGCGCACAACGCCCCCTTCGACCTGCGGTTTCTGACCCACGAGATGCGCCGCGCCGGCATCGACGGAGGAGACCGTCCCGCCGCGTTGTGCACGATGCAGTGGTCCACCGCCTATCTCGATGCGCCCAGCCGACGGCTCATCGACTGCTGTCACGCCTCGGGTATCCAGTTGGACCATGCCCACTCAGCATTGGCGGATGCGACAGCCACGGCGCAACTGCTCGGCCACTACCTGTCCCTGTCGGACCGTCAGCCACCGTGGGACGAGATCCTGCAATCGAGTCGAAGCCACCCTTGGCCCCCCTTCGACCGTCCGTATCCAAGGGTCGGGATGGTGTCCAGGAGCGCACCATCCGCCGTCGAGGAGGCATGGATGGGATCCGTGGTCTCCCAGATGCCGCGCGCCGCAGACGCCCGCACTGACAGCTACCTCGCCGTTCTCGAGACCGCGATGCTCGACGGGGTCCTGGACGAGGACGAGCAAGCCGCGCTGGTGAGCCTGGCCGTCGAGTCCGGACTCACCCGTCAGCACGTGCTGCGCATCCACCACCAGTACGTCCTGGACATGGCCAAGGTCGCCACCCACGACCACGTGGTGACAGCTGCCGAGCACGCTGAGTTGGTGCGTACCTCCCAGATCCTGGGCCTCGGTCCCGATGACCTCGAGCACGCCCTCGCGGTCGCGTGGCGTGAGGCAGAGGCCGGGCACTCCGCACCGCGGCGTGAATCAACTGCTGACATCACTCTCGAGACAGGCGACCGGGTGTCTTTCACTGGCGACATGGCGGTCGACCGGCCAGTGTGGGAAGCCCGCGCGCAAACTGCCGGGCTCACCACAGGTGGGGTGACCAAGAAGGCGAAGCTCCTCGTGGCGAGCGACCCGAACTCACTCAGCTCGAAGGCCAACAAGGCGAGGTCCTACGGGGTTCCGATCGTCTCCGAAGGCGCCTTCGACTCCCTGCTCACCGACTTCGAGCGGACTACGCTCACCCCGACCGTCTGA
- a CDS encoding methyltransferase domain-containing protein — protein MSDEVARADADWLALREPADAAARSTELVEALRPHLPTDGLVIHDLGCGTGSMARWLAPQLPGNQRWIGYERDEDLLNRAAAAPPPVSLDGLTVTTETRLRDITHLPTEDLDGASLITASALLDMMTREELERMVASIAAAGCPALITLSVIGQVDLAPAHPLDDQIAVAFNAHQRRDTGHGPLAGPDAVYVAAHALRLAGYTLHLTPSPWRLDSSDTALLKAWLKGWVDAACEQDPSLRADASEYRGRRIQQIGSRELTAMIHHRELLALP, from the coding sequence GTGTCCGACGAAGTCGCCCGCGCCGATGCCGACTGGCTCGCTCTCCGCGAACCAGCCGACGCAGCAGCCCGCTCGACAGAGCTCGTGGAAGCCCTCCGCCCCCACCTGCCGACGGATGGGTTGGTCATCCACGACCTCGGCTGCGGCACCGGCTCGATGGCCCGCTGGCTCGCACCACAGCTGCCGGGCAACCAGCGCTGGATCGGCTACGAGCGCGACGAGGACCTCCTCAACCGCGCAGCCGCTGCTCCCCCACCGGTGTCACTCGACGGACTCACAGTCACCACCGAGACGCGCCTACGCGACATCACCCACCTCCCCACCGAGGACCTCGACGGCGCGTCACTGATCACCGCGTCGGCGCTGCTCGACATGATGACGCGCGAGGAGCTCGAGCGCATGGTCGCGAGCATCGCCGCGGCCGGGTGCCCGGCACTGATCACGCTGAGTGTCATTGGCCAGGTGGACCTGGCACCGGCGCACCCCCTCGACGACCAGATCGCCGTCGCCTTCAACGCGCACCAGAGGCGCGACACCGGCCACGGGCCCCTGGCTGGCCCAGACGCTGTATACGTGGCCGCGCACGCCCTAAGGCTGGCTGGCTACACCCTTCACCTGACCCCGAGCCCATGGCGACTGGACTCAAGCGATACCGCCCTGCTGAAGGCGTGGCTCAAGGGCTGGGTCGACGCTGCTTGCGAGCAGGACCCTTCCCTCCGCGCCGATGCTTCCGAGTACCGAGGTCGCCGCATCCAACAGATCGGGAGCCGTGAGTTGACGGCGATGATCCACCACCGGGAACTCCTCGCCCTGCCATGA